A single Cyprinus carpio isolate SPL01 chromosome A6, ASM1834038v1, whole genome shotgun sequence DNA region contains:
- the LOC109054317 gene encoding immunoglobulin superfamily member 8-like: MAPRWIPFFALLWELQCCVCREVTLPAGPLYRVAGFSLSLPCAVSGYEGPRTQDFEWYLYREDAGGQQIGVVSTRDTGFPYAPFQSRVQAGEVRVERDSGDKARLIIQRLRPDDQGRYECYTPSTDTRFLGNYSSSVVVKVIPDTLLITHSRILSGQPIIEGTELQLTCAASVQTDQHTHVSVTFGVRGSKGAESLGHNLREIISIDRELRVTPGRSATYGRRYGDGEIAVEKRRGDGGRDQYVLKMSALAPEDSGSYFCEAAQWIRDPDGTWERLAQRTMELGNLTVQPLAETLSVRSLPDGDVSLRPGAPLRLRCQVSGVGAWNGSALLVRWMRRGPAGGVEVEVVRVDPDGVVAWGDDLSRAGGGSMEKEADGSFSLHLFSVHPADAGLYRCAVSVYAGRRTPAPESPATITQRSEWVTVSLKTEEVRVSASIALPRRPLLKRGSTVTLLCNVSVQTSGASRVEVQWLQQPALSEHSGRLLLATLSYDGLTHIYSNGSDLSVDRVSAGVFRLRIFSAAEEDQGHYQCRVQVWAQDPRGGWYSSGATAESVTVHLYLYTRVTDLLLVPLVIGVSSALFVGVLIISTVTCCFMSRLAGQRSRTRK; encoded by the exons AGTTGCAGTGCTGCGTGTGCCGTGAGGTCACTCTTCCCGCCGGGCCGCTGTACCGGGTCGCAGGTTTCTCGCTGTCCCTTCCCTGCGCCGTCTCGGGATACGAAGGCCCGCGGACGCAGGATTTCGAGTGGTATCTGTACCGGGAGGATGCTGGGGGTCAGCAGATCGGTGTGGTGTCCACGCGGGACACAGGCTTTCCGTACGCGCCGTTCCAGAGTCGTGTACAGGCCGGCGAGGTTCGGGTCGAGAGGGATTCGGGAGACAAAGCCAGACTGATCATCCAGAGGCTGCGTCCAGACGATCAGGGCCGTTACGAGTGCTACACGCCCAGCACCGACACCCGCTTCCTAGGGAACTACAGCTCATCAGTGGTGGTCAAAG TGATTCCCGACACGCTGCTTATAACACACTCTCGCATTCTGAGCGGCCAGCCCATAATCGAAGGCACGGAGCTTCAGCTGACGTGCGCCGCGTCCGTCCAAACAGATCAGCACACTCACGTGTCCGTCACGTTCGGCGTGCGCGGCAGCAAGGGGGCGGAGTCTCTGGGACACAACCTCCGAGAGATCATCTCCATCGACCGCGAGCTGCGTGTGACGCCGGGCCGCAGCGCCACCTACGGGAGGAGATACGGAGACGGAGAGATCGCTGTGGAGAAGCGCAGAGGGGACGGAGGCCGGGATCAGTACGTGCTGAAGATGAGCGCTCTGGCACCCGAGGATTCTGGGTCGTATTTCTGCGAGGCTGCGCAGTGGATCAGAGATCCGGATGGCACATGGGAACGCCTCGCACAGAGGACCATGGAGCTCGGGAATCTCACCGTTCAGCCGCTTG CGGAGACACTGAGCGTGCGCTCGCTCCCGGACGGTGACGTCTCTCTGCGGCCTGGCGCTCCGCTCCGCCTCCGCTGTCAGGTGTCCGGCGTGGGCGCGTGGAACGGCTCGGCGCTGCTGGTGCGGTGGATGCGGCGCGGGCCGGCGGGGGGCGTGGAGGTGGAGGTGGTGCGTGTGGATCCCGACGGTGTGGTGGCGTGGGGTGATGATCTCAGCAGGGCTGGAGGAGGCAGCATGGAGAAGGAGGCGGACGGGAGCTTCTCTCTGCACCTGTTCTCCGTTCACCCCGCTGACGCCGGACTCTACCGGTGCGCCGTGAGCGTCTACGCCGGGAGGAGAACACCAGCGCCGGAGAGCCCAGCCACGATCACACAGAGATCAGAGTGGGTCACTGTCAGCCTGAAGACTGAAG AGGTGCGTGTATCTGCTAGCATTGCTTTGCCGCGTCGTCCGCTCCTGAAGCGCGGCAGCACCGTCACCCTGCTCTGTAACGTCTCTGTGCAAACCAGCGGAGCGTCACGCGTGGAGGTGCAGTGGCTTCAGCAGCCGGCTCTCTCTGAGCACAGCGGGCGCCTCCTCCTGGCGACTCTGAGCTACGACGGCCTGACGCACATCTACAGCAACGGCAGCGATCTGAGCGTGGACCGCGTGTCCGCCGGCGTCTTCAGGCTGAGGATCTTCTCGGCCGCGGAGGAGGATCAGGGACACTATCAGTGCCGAGTCCAGGTGTGGGCGCAGGATCCGCGCGGAGGGTGGTACAGCAGCGGCGCTACAGCCGAGTCTGTGACCGTACACCTGTACCTGTACACACGAG TCACTGATCTGCTGCTCGTACCTCTCGTCATCGGCGTGTCGTCGGCTCTGTTCGTGGGCGTCCTGATTATCTCCACCGTGACCTGCTGCTTCATGAGCAGACTGGCTGGACAGCGCTCACGCACACGGAAGTAG